One genomic window of Legionella jordanis includes the following:
- a CDS encoding NCS2 family permease gives MNLKARLLKESSLKTEIVAGITSFLTMAYIAFVNPAILHDAGMDSGAVFTATCLVTAFACALTGILANTPIGIAPGMALNIYFAYGVVQGMGIDWPHALAMVFISGLMFLFVSLTPLRRLLLESIPYNLQVAILIGISLLIALIALRTNQIIIANPHTLMSLGNLATLESGLFFLGFLLILILDYYRIPAAIILGILSISVLSLLLGLTHWQGLVSLPPSMAATFLQFQFAGLGSIAAMKAIFTFFLIAIFDATGTLIGLLNQSVFKDSSDYPLKLSKSLTADAAASALAGALGSASTSPYIESAAGIKAGGRTGLTAIVIAIGFILMLFFFPLAQMIPSYAVGPALLYVACSMMKHLGDLKLTDFTEVAPCMLTIMMIPFTASIADGIGGGIIFYTLLKLLTRQNVNPLLWILTFLFVAFFAIR, from the coding sequence ATGAATCTTAAAGCTCGCTTACTGAAAGAATCCTCTCTTAAAACAGAAATAGTGGCGGGAATCACCAGCTTTCTGACCATGGCCTACATCGCCTTTGTCAATCCCGCCATTCTCCATGACGCAGGTATGGATTCGGGCGCTGTATTTACAGCAACCTGCCTAGTGACCGCTTTTGCTTGTGCCTTAACTGGAATTCTTGCCAATACCCCCATTGGTATTGCTCCTGGCATGGCCTTAAATATTTACTTTGCTTATGGTGTGGTGCAGGGAATGGGCATAGATTGGCCTCATGCTTTGGCCATGGTGTTTATTTCGGGACTCATGTTTTTATTCGTCAGTTTGACCCCTTTGCGTCGCTTGCTACTGGAATCCATTCCCTACAACTTGCAAGTCGCAATACTGATTGGCATCAGCCTGCTCATCGCTTTAATCGCTTTGCGGACCAATCAGATTATCATCGCAAATCCCCATACCCTGATGAGCTTGGGTAATCTTGCCACGCTTGAAAGCGGATTGTTTTTCCTTGGTTTTTTGCTGATTCTCATTTTGGATTATTACCGGATTCCTGCGGCCATCATTTTAGGTATTTTAAGCATCAGCGTGCTGAGCTTGCTGCTTGGTTTAACCCATTGGCAGGGCTTGGTTTCTCTCCCCCCCTCCATGGCTGCCACTTTTTTACAATTTCAATTTGCAGGTCTCGGAAGCATTGCGGCCATGAAAGCCATTTTTACCTTCTTTCTGATTGCTATTTTTGATGCCACGGGAACGTTAATTGGTTTATTAAACCAGTCTGTGTTCAAAGACAGTAGCGATTATCCATTAAAGCTTAGCAAAAGTTTAACCGCAGATGCTGCCGCATCGGCCTTGGCTGGTGCATTGGGCTCGGCAAGTACTTCCCCCTATATTGAATCAGCAGCAGGAATTAAAGCGGGAGGACGCACCGGACTAACTGCCATTGTAATTGCCATCGGCTTTATCCTGATGTTATTTTTTTTCCCTTTGGCCCAAATGATTCCCAGCTATGCCGTCGGCCCGGCACTTCTGTATGTTGCTTGCAGTATGATGAAGCATCTAGGGGATTTAAAATTGACTGATTTCACAGAGGTAGCACCTTGTATGCTTACCATCATGATGATTCCTTTTACGGCCTCAATCGCAGATGGGATCGGCGGCGGTATCATTTTCTATACCCTATTGAAGCTCCTGACGCGCCAGAACGTTAATCCCTTACTTTGGATTTTAACGTTCTTATTTGTTGCCTTTTTTGCGATTCGCTAA
- a CDS encoding DUF4135 domain-containing protein: MPKLKVKSLEIEVPDAMRAACYLETLEKMYESMTKEFAMDPHLTFKFFKKNTVPKQDGFKPSVLKSLLENFARQLDKEVMYYLDKDMMQYLEQDRKLSSKARYYRDSLSREQASKDYSEYFNVRHKNNAELFAKNMKKNYPNMSIHFAALGKNSTDNSLLLLARLKKDWDLLKHSLLEDWQTPELRRIISSGSDFHKHGQQVLILEFTDGKNGLRKVIYKPSPVTADAMLFGDLQRLSKIDPAFTGEASFIELVNLNVLPSVKQPIAKPLPTYLIIPRIDDDKDSLANHYGYIEYLSHSPSDPTEYEDLLLTRIKKARPSEMENDAFRDDITALLETTKEKFLALACKHAACDFLVKGDSDRKQYSYDCGMLLAVMTLTGLSDSHLENIIIHELRPMLIDGEACFCQRVSPTPQDFSAFDAVSGSMNALSTANEDFYFLFDITGIQKISISKGAKNVLYEIDENGEVVACQPDKELLKEGYRDGLELMAKHGQAFLAWFEQPHVMHMMIRVIPQKTSAFASEIEKMKREKYSYDRYEKYCLANLRKNGIDQYYDAVVKYNSTRQITAQDEQKMVSKEPDAVQEMHSSGMAIAEDSAYDYVSRELPPYPVPNGIIFANDDRSSNIFSEYQNNSVPVYYTRASSKELLDFNGNPLSMPTGFQKVRDCIGQKDIPTQEELLSSEERYKLSNPNSGIDEESELLMTRLPSLSMQEKQDSTFVQHSALEITKQRAEKILTFPGLRKNLVAVAEEQVSCLRDPDASKKGQKQIFL, encoded by the coding sequence ATGCCTAAATTAAAAGTTAAAAGCCTTGAGATCGAAGTCCCTGATGCCATGCGCGCGGCTTGCTATTTGGAAACATTGGAAAAAATGTATGAAAGCATGACAAAAGAATTTGCCATGGATCCCCATCTTACATTTAAGTTTTTTAAGAAAAATACGGTTCCAAAGCAAGATGGGTTCAAGCCAAGTGTTTTAAAGTCATTATTGGAAAATTTTGCCAGGCAGCTGGATAAAGAAGTCATGTATTATCTTGATAAGGACATGATGCAATATCTTGAGCAAGATCGAAAACTATCTTCAAAAGCAAGATACTACCGCGATAGTCTCTCAAGGGAGCAAGCTTCCAAAGATTATTCGGAATACTTCAATGTAAGGCATAAAAATAATGCTGAGTTGTTCGCTAAAAACATGAAGAAGAATTATCCCAATATGTCCATTCATTTTGCGGCACTTGGTAAAAATAGCACTGACAACTCGCTGCTCTTATTAGCGCGATTAAAAAAGGATTGGGATTTACTCAAGCATTCGCTGTTAGAAGATTGGCAAACTCCTGAGCTGAGAAGAATTATTTCTTCCGGCAGCGATTTTCACAAACATGGGCAACAAGTATTAATCCTTGAGTTTACCGACGGAAAAAATGGCTTAAGAAAAGTGATTTACAAACCTTCGCCAGTAACAGCTGATGCCATGCTCTTTGGTGATTTGCAGCGTCTTTCAAAAATTGATCCCGCATTTACAGGGGAGGCAAGTTTTATAGAACTCGTAAACTTAAATGTTTTGCCCTCCGTCAAACAGCCCATTGCAAAACCATTACCAACTTACTTAATTATTCCACGGATTGATGATGATAAGGATTCGTTAGCAAATCATTACGGCTACATTGAATATTTGTCACATTCACCAAGCGATCCCACTGAGTACGAAGACTTACTTTTGACAAGAATAAAAAAGGCACGGCCATCTGAGATGGAAAACGATGCATTCAGAGATGACATTACAGCTTTGTTGGAGACAACGAAAGAAAAATTTTTGGCCTTGGCATGCAAACATGCCGCTTGCGATTTTTTGGTAAAAGGGGACTCTGATCGAAAGCAGTATTCCTATGATTGTGGAATGTTACTTGCGGTCATGACGCTTACAGGACTTTCTGACAGCCATCTTGAAAACATAATCATTCATGAGTTAAGACCCATGTTAATTGATGGAGAAGCTTGCTTTTGTCAGCGGGTTAGCCCAACGCCTCAGGATTTTTCTGCTTTCGATGCTGTCAGCGGCTCAATGAATGCTTTATCAACAGCAAATGAAGATTTTTATTTTTTATTTGATATCACCGGAATACAAAAGATTTCCATTAGTAAAGGCGCAAAAAACGTTCTTTATGAAATCGACGAGAATGGGGAGGTAGTGGCCTGTCAACCGGATAAAGAGTTGTTAAAAGAAGGTTATCGTGATGGGCTGGAGTTAATGGCTAAACATGGCCAAGCCTTTTTGGCTTGGTTTGAACAGCCCCATGTTATGCACATGATGATTCGCGTGATTCCCCAGAAGACATCGGCATTCGCCAGTGAAATTGAAAAAATGAAAAGGGAAAAATACAGCTATGACCGGTATGAAAAATATTGCCTGGCGAATTTAAGGAAAAATGGCATTGATCAATATTACGATGCGGTAGTGAAATATAATTCCACCCGCCAAATTACCGCCCAGGATGAGCAGAAAATGGTTTCCAAAGAGCCTGATGCGGTACAAGAAATGCACTCCAGCGGAATGGCAATTGCTGAGGACAGTGCTTATGATTATGTGAGCCGCGAATTACCTCCCTATCCGGTACCGAATGGGATTATTTTTGCAAACGATGATCGGAGCTCTAATATTTTCAGTGAGTATCAAAATAATAGTGTGCCCGTATATTACACCCGCGCATCCAGCAAAGAATTGCTTGATTTCAATGGCAATCCTCTGTCTATGCCAACTGGTTTTCAAAAAGTACGCGATTGCATCGGGCAGAAGGATATTCCCACCCAGGAGGAATTGCTTTCTTCCGAGGAACGCTACAAGCTGAGCAATCCCAATAGTGGTATAGATGAAGAGAGCGAGCTCTTAATGACCAGGTTGCCTTCCTTATCAATGCAGGAAAAACAGGATAGCACGTTTGTTCAGCATTCAGCCTTGGAGATCACTAAACAAAGAGCGGAAAAAATTCTAACATTTCCTGGCCTAAGGAAGAATTTAGTTGCTGTTGCTGAGGAGCAAGTCAGTTGTTTACGTGATCCTGATGCGTCGAAGAAAGGACAAAAGCAAATATTTTTATGA
- a CDS encoding response regulator transcription factor, giving the protein MNSKKHHILIIDDDKEISELISTYLSQHGFRCTYALNGLNIKSLLREHNFDLVILDIMLPGTDGLSLCQMIRENHNLPIIMLSAANSTADRVAGLELGADDYISKPFSSRELLARVKAQLRRTCGELSSDSPRLAPLKQIKFAGWILDRDTHSLIDKDDIAIPLSQKEYELLLIFLEHPQRILSRDQLMDLLYDKHCDPQDRTIDVLIGRLRKKLEIDSRNPHLLLTIRGGGYQLKGKVTTI; this is encoded by the coding sequence ATGAACAGCAAAAAACATCACATCTTAATCATTGATGATGATAAGGAAATCAGTGAGCTTATTAGCACTTACCTGAGTCAGCATGGCTTTCGCTGTACTTACGCGTTAAATGGTCTAAACATCAAATCATTATTAAGGGAACATAATTTTGATTTGGTTATTCTGGACATCATGTTACCGGGAACAGACGGACTTAGCCTGTGCCAGATGATTCGGGAGAACCATAACTTGCCCATCATCATGTTAAGCGCTGCCAATAGCACTGCTGATCGCGTGGCTGGTTTGGAACTGGGGGCAGATGATTATATTTCAAAACCATTTAGTTCACGGGAATTGCTGGCGAGAGTCAAGGCGCAACTCAGAAGAACTTGTGGCGAACTCAGCAGTGATAGCCCACGGCTTGCACCCCTGAAACAAATTAAATTTGCAGGCTGGATTTTGGACAGAGACACTCATTCTTTGATAGACAAAGACGATATAGCCATTCCCCTTAGTCAAAAAGAATATGAATTGCTGTTGATTTTTCTGGAGCACCCTCAAAGGATCTTGAGTCGCGACCAACTCATGGATCTATTGTACGACAAACATTGCGATCCTCAGGATAGAACCATTGATGTGTTAATTGGCCGTTTACGCAAAAAACTCGAGATCGATTCCCGTAATCCGCATTTGTTATTAACCATTCGCGGCGGGGGGTATCAACTTAAAGGCAAGGTAACAACGATATGA
- a CDS encoding sensor histidine kinase, whose protein sequence is MKQLTPSARKMFLSLVLGNLLLLLAFLQLGQYYVQTKPPMIPPHSIRSLLHLIGRLQTTAQMYWPMIIKTQAVPWSKITWSEKPLYPQNALLQANPANLFNLVKENRRLEASVFIRKNVWLNIEILSPNVQNTELIILIALILCAALFALNYWVVYSLNAPVQALLTSLNEDQSQEGWSPIPISGNADQKAILEKINRLQGKLSKLLSTRTQVVTAISHDLRTPLTRLKLRTEYLEQDANHQKILKDIHEMESMIRETLDYFQDVHREEKMQRFDLVALLNSLKEDALDLHHPVEFKSTVDKLIITGAVNLLKRAFNNIINNAVYYGQSAFIELKKHQDEVEISIVDTGPGLSEADLENAFNPFYRGENSRSRSTGGTGLGLTIAREIIQMHQGSILLSNASGSGLSVKISLPVGS, encoded by the coding sequence ATGAAGCAGCTAACTCCCAGTGCCAGGAAAATGTTTTTAAGCCTTGTTCTTGGTAATTTATTGTTGCTTTTAGCCTTTCTGCAGTTAGGGCAATACTATGTGCAAACAAAACCCCCCATGATTCCGCCACACAGCATACGTTCCCTGCTTCACTTAATCGGACGTTTACAAACAACAGCGCAAATGTATTGGCCTATGATTATCAAAACCCAAGCGGTGCCTTGGTCAAAAATCACCTGGTCTGAAAAACCGCTGTATCCACAAAATGCATTATTGCAGGCCAACCCGGCCAATCTTTTTAATTTGGTGAAAGAAAACCGCCGGCTGGAGGCTTCTGTTTTTATTCGCAAGAACGTGTGGTTAAACATCGAGATTTTGTCTCCAAATGTGCAAAATACAGAACTAATTATTCTGATTGCATTAATTTTGTGTGCCGCTTTGTTTGCATTGAATTACTGGGTTGTGTATAGCTTAAATGCACCAGTCCAAGCACTATTAACCAGTCTCAATGAGGACCAGAGCCAGGAGGGTTGGTCGCCCATTCCCATTAGCGGCAACGCCGATCAGAAAGCGATTTTGGAAAAAATCAATCGCCTCCAAGGCAAGTTAAGTAAACTGCTGTCCACAAGAACTCAAGTCGTTACTGCCATTTCCCATGATTTACGTACTCCTCTAACGCGATTGAAATTGCGAACGGAGTACTTGGAGCAAGACGCTAATCATCAGAAAATTCTAAAGGATATTCATGAAATGGAATCAATGATTCGTGAAACCTTAGACTACTTTCAGGATGTTCATCGCGAAGAAAAAATGCAACGCTTTGATTTGGTAGCATTGCTCAATTCCTTAAAAGAGGATGCTTTGGATTTGCATCACCCGGTCGAATTTAAAAGCACTGTGGATAAACTCATCATAACTGGCGCGGTCAATCTGTTAAAAAGAGCCTTTAATAACATCATCAATAACGCCGTATATTATGGCCAAAGCGCATTCATAGAATTAAAAAAACATCAGGATGAGGTTGAAATTTCAATTGTCGACACAGGCCCCGGACTCTCTGAGGCTGATTTGGAGAACGCCTTTAACCCTTTTTACCGAGGTGAAAATTCTCGCTCGCGAAGCACAGGAGGGACGGGACTTGGCCTTACCATTGCCAGGGAAATAATACAAATGCATCAAGGGAGCATCTTATTAAGCAATGCTTCGGGTAGCGGCCTCAGCGTTAAAATTAGTTTGCCTGTTGGCTCATGA
- a CDS encoding RMD1 family protein, whose protein sequence is MECLSYCIANSIDLSRLDAHLKKSLKGFSSVKSRDVLKLTPDELPNVQIFVFKNGTVVSWGIKRYQINNYLDIIRPFGDKLVNFLVRDEFSYQIGDRTAMKPHDYFDVDCLTIDGDSDEIKLSLSYGFSQSAKLQYFETIIEALIEKYNPMILSLSSKGEMPVTRNQIRQVIGEILGAKSEMNLISNFLYHPKYFWQHPTLEEYYTMMERYLHIQRRVNAINHRLDTLNEIFDMFNGYLETRHSHSLEIIIIVLITIEIIFAVLNIHF, encoded by the coding sequence ATGGAATGCTTAAGTTATTGCATTGCCAACTCAATTGATTTATCACGCTTAGATGCGCATTTAAAAAAAAGCTTAAAGGGTTTTAGCTCCGTAAAATCCAGGGATGTGCTAAAACTTACCCCCGATGAGCTCCCCAATGTGCAAATTTTTGTTTTTAAAAATGGCACGGTGGTATCCTGGGGCATTAAGCGCTATCAAATTAATAATTATCTCGACATCATTCGCCCTTTTGGCGATAAACTGGTAAATTTTTTGGTTCGGGATGAATTCAGTTATCAGATTGGCGATCGCACCGCGATGAAGCCTCATGACTATTTTGACGTAGACTGTTTGACCATTGATGGTGACAGCGATGAAATCAAGTTAAGTTTATCCTATGGATTTTCGCAATCCGCCAAACTGCAATATTTTGAAACCATCATTGAAGCATTAATTGAAAAATACAATCCAATGATATTAAGTCTCTCGAGCAAAGGTGAAATGCCAGTCACCCGTAATCAAATACGACAGGTCATTGGTGAAATTCTAGGGGCCAAAAGCGAAATGAACCTAATCAGTAATTTCCTTTATCACCCCAAGTACTTTTGGCAGCACCCAACACTGGAAGAATATTACACCATGATGGAGCGCTATTTACACATTCAACGACGGGTAAATGCCATCAATCACCGCCTCGATACGCTCAATGAAATTTTTGACATGTTTAATGGCTATCTTGAGACCAGACACTCCCATAGCCTGGAAATTATCATCATCGTACTTATTACCATAGAAATTATTTTTGCCGTACTCAACATTCATTTTTAA
- a CDS encoding YciI family protein produces the protein MIIIQLTYKTPLSDVDKYLQAHREFLDYYYKQGILLASGPMKPRTGGIIIALSNDKAYVESVFRQDPYYLAEIADYQFIEFTPVKHLDELKDLIQKSEGKLC, from the coding sequence ATGATCATTATCCAACTGACTTATAAAACTCCTTTAAGTGACGTTGATAAGTATTTGCAAGCGCATCGGGAGTTTCTTGATTACTATTACAAGCAAGGCATTTTATTAGCCTCTGGACCAATGAAACCACGCACTGGCGGCATCATTATCGCGCTTAGCAATGACAAGGCTTATGTAGAATCCGTTTTTCGCCAAGATCCTTACTATCTGGCTGAGATTGCCGACTATCAATTTATTGAATTTACCCCGGTTAAACATTTGGATGAACTGAAGGATCTTATTCAGAAATCGGAGGGCAAATTATGTTAA
- the gcvPA gene encoding aminomethyl-transferring glycine dehydrogenase subunit GcvPA, with protein MPYIPHSKADTEAMLESIGVEKIEQLFDEIPQSLLYGELKNIPEGLSEMAMLKEAQKLAHKNQSGICFLGAGSYEHHIPAAVWDIASRGEFLTAYTPYQAEASQGTLQLLYEFQTMIAELTGLDVANASMYDGASALAEAVLMAVRLNKKSKSNRVLVTGTLHPLYRETLETIVRTQHIEVTTLPFDLEAGISSMTELAKFNNDDITALVIPQPNFFGCLELVDELSNWAYAHGAISIACVNPTSLALLNPPGEWGEHGVDIACGEGQPLGAPIASGGPYFGFLSTRLQYVRQMPGRLIGQTVDKEGKPGFSLTLQAREQHIRRGKATSNICTNQGLLVTAATIYMSLLGAEGLFEVARQCHLNTQKLKTMLLAIKGVEAVFTAPSFHEMVLKLSQPADEVLLKLRQYGIIGGYALESHFPQLKNCILICATEMRTPDEMQHYVDSLKQILHVGEHE; from the coding sequence ATGCCTTATATTCCACACAGCAAAGCAGATACCGAAGCCATGCTTGAAAGCATTGGTGTAGAAAAAATAGAACAATTGTTTGATGAAATCCCTCAGTCCTTGCTTTATGGCGAGCTAAAGAATATTCCGGAGGGACTGTCTGAAATGGCCATGCTCAAAGAAGCGCAAAAGCTGGCTCACAAAAATCAATCGGGAATCTGTTTTTTAGGCGCTGGGAGTTATGAGCATCATATTCCTGCTGCCGTGTGGGATATTGCATCTCGTGGTGAGTTTTTAACCGCATATACCCCTTATCAAGCAGAGGCAAGCCAGGGAACGCTTCAACTGCTTTATGAATTTCAAACCATGATTGCTGAGTTGACTGGCCTTGATGTTGCTAACGCATCCATGTATGACGGCGCATCAGCCCTGGCTGAAGCGGTATTAATGGCCGTGCGACTGAATAAAAAGAGCAAAAGCAACCGCGTGCTGGTTACAGGAACACTTCATCCGCTTTATCGTGAAACTTTAGAAACCATTGTACGCACACAGCACATTGAGGTCACCACTTTGCCTTTTGACCTTGAGGCAGGCATTAGCTCTATGACTGAGCTTGCGAAGTTCAACAATGATGATATTACAGCCCTTGTGATTCCGCAGCCTAATTTTTTTGGTTGCCTGGAACTGGTTGACGAATTAAGCAATTGGGCTTATGCCCATGGCGCGATAAGCATTGCCTGTGTTAATCCAACTTCTCTCGCCCTGCTTAACCCCCCTGGAGAATGGGGGGAGCATGGAGTCGATATAGCCTGTGGCGAAGGACAACCTCTTGGTGCTCCGATTGCTTCTGGTGGACCTTACTTCGGCTTTCTAAGTACCCGATTGCAATATGTGCGTCAAATGCCGGGCCGTCTAATAGGCCAAACGGTGGACAAAGAGGGCAAACCTGGCTTTAGTCTTACTCTGCAGGCACGAGAGCAACATATAAGACGGGGCAAAGCAACTTCCAACATTTGCACCAATCAAGGCTTACTGGTGACTGCAGCGACCATCTACATGAGCTTATTAGGTGCAGAAGGATTGTTTGAGGTAGCCCGACAGTGCCATCTTAATACCCAAAAACTTAAAACCATGCTCCTTGCCATCAAGGGCGTGGAAGCAGTATTTACGGCACCTTCTTTCCACGAGATGGTGTTGAAATTATCCCAGCCTGCAGACGAGGTTCTATTGAAATTGCGTCAGTATGGAATAATAGGCGGTTACGCTCTGGAATCGCATTTTCCCCAACTTAAAAACTGCATTTTAATTTGCGCAACGGAGATGCGAACGCCCGATGAAATGCAACATTACGTCGATTCACTTAAACAAATTCTGCATGTGGGAGAACATGAATGA
- the gcvH gene encoding glycine cleavage system protein GcvH, with the protein MADLKFTKTHEWLRADGNEFTVGITEHAQELLGDMVFVDLPEEGDEINAGEEIAVVESVKAASDVYAPISGVIVAVNQEVSENPALLNKDPYGEGWLVKIQARDEEELNDLLSEEEYQNEIDEEH; encoded by the coding sequence ATGGCAGATTTAAAATTTACTAAAACCCACGAATGGTTGAGAGCAGACGGCAACGAATTCACCGTTGGCATTACCGAACATGCACAGGAACTGCTCGGCGATATGGTTTTTGTTGATTTGCCGGAAGAAGGTGATGAAATCAACGCAGGCGAAGAAATCGCAGTAGTTGAATCTGTAAAGGCAGCCTCCGATGTTTATGCGCCAATAAGCGGTGTCATTGTCGCGGTCAATCAGGAAGTTAGTGAAAACCCTGCTCTCTTGAATAAAGATCCTTATGGTGAGGGCTGGCTAGTCAAAATTCAGGCAAGAGATGAAGAAGAATTAAATGACCTCCTAAGTGAAGAGGAATATCAAAACGAAATTGATGAGGAACATTAA
- the gcvT gene encoding glycine cleavage system aminomethyltransferase GcvT — protein MIAKTPLHAMHIAMGAKMVDFHGWEMPLHYGSQLEEHNQVREHAGIFDVSHMTVVDVLGAGGRQFLRKLLTNDVDQLSHTGRALYSCMCNEHGGIIDDLIVYQRASDNYRLVLNSATRSRDLAWIREKSEGFSVGLQERNDLAMVAVQGPEAIEKTLAILSPAQADAVSTLTSFECVDVGHWFFARTGYTGEDGLEIILPKEEITELWSSLIKVGVKPCGLGARDTLRLEAGLLLYGQDMDELSTPLESGLEWTVKWQPEDRGFIGMGALLSQKQHGIKRKLVGLLLEDKGIMRSGQRVIVEGIGEGLITSGGYSATLGQSIALARVPNATGDKVLVEIRDKQIPAKVGKPRFVKQGKILERWSQLKINNKK, from the coding sequence ATGATCGCAAAGACGCCACTGCATGCTATGCATATCGCAATGGGTGCCAAAATGGTTGATTTTCATGGATGGGAAATGCCATTGCATTATGGTTCACAGCTTGAGGAACATAATCAAGTACGCGAACATGCAGGTATATTCGATGTTTCCCACATGACAGTAGTCGATGTCTTAGGCGCTGGCGGTCGTCAGTTCTTAAGAAAATTACTAACCAATGATGTTGATCAATTGTCACATACGGGGCGGGCACTCTACAGTTGCATGTGCAACGAGCATGGAGGCATCATCGATGATTTAATCGTCTATCAAAGAGCATCAGACAATTATCGTCTGGTATTAAATTCAGCCACCCGCAGTCGTGATTTAGCCTGGATTCGTGAAAAAAGTGAAGGTTTCTCAGTTGGTCTTCAGGAACGCAATGATTTGGCCATGGTAGCTGTTCAAGGTCCGGAAGCCATTGAAAAAACCCTGGCCATTTTAAGTCCGGCACAAGCAGACGCAGTATCCACTTTGACCAGTTTCGAATGCGTTGACGTGGGCCATTGGTTTTTTGCACGCACAGGGTATACCGGAGAGGATGGCCTTGAGATTATTCTTCCGAAAGAAGAGATTACTGAATTATGGTCTTCTCTCATAAAAGTGGGAGTCAAACCCTGTGGTCTCGGAGCAAGGGACACACTTCGACTGGAAGCAGGCCTGCTTCTTTACGGGCAGGATATGGATGAACTTAGCACTCCCTTGGAATCTGGACTTGAATGGACTGTAAAATGGCAGCCTGAAGATCGCGGTTTTATCGGTATGGGGGCATTATTATCCCAGAAGCAACATGGCATTAAAAGAAAACTCGTCGGTTTGCTGCTTGAAGATAAGGGAATTATGCGCTCCGGTCAGCGCGTTATTGTCGAGGGCATTGGGGAAGGCCTTATAACCAGCGGTGGCTATTCTGCCACTTTAGGTCAATCCATTGCTTTAGCCAGAGTACCTAACGCGACTGGAGATAAAGTCCTTGTAGAAATTCGGGATAAACAAATTCCGGCTAAAGTGGGCAAACCAAGATTCGTGAAACAGGGAAAAATACTTGAGCGCTGGAGTCAGTTAAAAATTAATAATAAGAAATGA
- a CDS encoding Mut7-C RNAse domain-containing protein, with protein MNKVWLRFYEELNDFLTLQKRNQGFEHAVAARTAIKDLIESLGVPHAEVDLILVNGQSVNFSYQVKGGDHIAVYPVFESFDISTLTHLRAKPLRNTAFILDVHLGKLARYLRLLGFDSAYQNNFADSEIIQRSQAEKRIILTRDVGLLKHKIITHGYWLRSNKPLTQISEVLKRFDLYQACKPFSRCLECNGELKAVPKAEVIMHLQALTKKHYEQFTRCINCHRIYWQGTHYQKLKRFVEQILDEKIA; from the coding sequence ATGAATAAAGTATGGCTGCGTTTTTATGAAGAATTAAACGATTTCCTCACCTTGCAGAAACGTAATCAAGGGTTTGAACACGCAGTGGCAGCAAGGACAGCGATTAAAGACCTGATCGAATCCTTAGGGGTTCCTCATGCTGAGGTGGATCTCATTTTGGTTAACGGACAATCGGTTAACTTTTCCTATCAAGTTAAAGGTGGGGACCACATTGCTGTTTATCCTGTTTTTGAGTCGTTCGACATCAGCACCTTGACTCATTTAAGGGCGAAGCCGCTTCGCAATACTGCATTTATACTGGATGTCCACTTGGGGAAATTGGCAAGATATCTTAGGCTCCTTGGCTTTGATAGCGCTTACCAAAACAATTTTGCTGACTCCGAGATTATCCAGCGAAGCCAAGCGGAGAAGAGGATTATTCTTACACGGGATGTGGGTCTCTTAAAACATAAGATCATTACACATGGCTATTGGCTAAGAAGCAATAAACCTCTAACGCAGATTTCAGAAGTATTAAAACGGTTTGATTTGTACCAAGCCTGTAAACCCTTTAGTCGATGCTTGGAATGCAATGGTGAGCTCAAAGCAGTACCTAAAGCGGAAGTCATCATGCACCTTCAGGCCTTAACCAAAAAACATTATGAACAATTTACGCGCTGTATAAATTGCCATCGTATTTATTGGCAAGGAACACATTACCAAAAACTGAAACGCTTTGTTGAACAAATCTTAGACGAAAAAATTGCCTAA